The DNA segment CAGGCGCCGTCCGATGACGGACACGTCTCGTCATAACGGATCGGATCCCAGAGCATCGGCGACTTCCGCACCGACTCCAGGGAGATCTCCGGCTGGCGCAGATGGGCGTACGGGTTGAGAGCACCGTTGCGGCGATCCTTCACGGCGACGATGGCGCCGACGTGGTCCGGGGCGTCGAACCGCCGGATATACGACCTTATATGGGGAGCAAAGTAGCCGCCGGCGCCCGCGCCGATCGGGGCCGTGAACGGGGGCTGGATCGACAGCGCCCACATGGCGTTCGACTCCGACTGCTTCTCGAACGCGACGGCGAGGACTCTCCCGTGGACCCCGGCCCGGATCAGGCTCGTCGCGACGATCGCCGTGGCGCCGCCCACCGACCCGGCCGTGTGCACCCTGAGCAGCGGTTTCCCGGCAGCGCCGATGGCGTCGGCGAGGAACAGCTCGGGCATCATGACGCCCTCGAACAGGTCCGGCGCCTTACCGAGCACGACGGCGTCGATCTGATCCCAGGTAGTGCCGGAATCGGTCAGCGCCCGATCGATCGCCTCCCGGCAGAGCCCGGCCATCGAGACGTCGGTCCGCCGGGTGCGGTGATGGGTCTGCCCGGTTCCGAGGACCGCGGCCCGTCTCACGACGCGTCTCCTCTCAGGGTGCAGACGAGGTTCTGCTGCAGCGCGGGACCGCTGGTGGCATGGGCGGCGGCCCGGTTCGCCCGGCCCGACATGATCTCTTCGGCGGCCGCGCCGATCCTGGACAGGCCGGCCGAGAACATCGCGTCACCACTGACCGGAGACATCCGGATATCCGGTGGCAGATCGAG comes from the Actinoplanes sp. OR16 genome and includes:
- a CDS encoding thiolase domain-containing protein; amino-acid sequence: MRRAAVLGTGQTHHRTRRTDVSMAGLCREAIDRALTDSGTTWDQIDAVVLGKAPDLFEGVMMPELFLADAIGAAGKPLLRVHTAGSVGGATAIVATSLIRAGVHGRVLAVAFEKQSESNAMWALSIQPPFTAPIGAGAGGYFAPHIRSYIRRFDAPDHVGAIVAVKDRRNGALNPYAHLRQPEISLESVRKSPMLWDPIRYDETCPSSDGACAIIIGDQEAAEESPRQVAWIKATAMRTEPTFYSGKDHVNPRAGAEAATALWAAAGITDPLDEIDVAEIYVPFSWFEPMWLENLGFVGPGQGWKLTESGETRIGGRLPVNPSGGVLCSNPIGASGLLRFAESAMQVMGRAGDHQVHDASTALGHAYGGGSQFFSMWVVGRQP